A section of the Leptotrichia sp. HSP-342 genome encodes:
- a CDS encoding PTS fructose transporter subunit IIABC codes for MKISDLLIKDRINLDVKSTNKVDIIKELATLHEKTGVLNDYNGYVKALMAREEQSSTGIGEGIAIPHAKTKFVKEPALAMGRKTEGIDYDSLDGEPATLFFMIAAPDGANNTHIETLARLSQLLLDDDFKAALENAKTADEVLDIINKAEAEKFAEEEKKEEVPVQTSSDENAPYIIAATACPTGIAHTYMAAEALKKAADEMGVNIKVETNGADGRKNVLTDEDIKKATGVILAINRNIEVNRFDGKPLIQVEAKEGINNAKALIQQVLDGKAPIFHASGSSTASSETSSSEKKGLYKHLLSGVSYMLPLVISGGILIALAFLVDTLAGKGSAENLAKSINNDNPREVYGSITTLAYILKKQIGEIAFDLFIPVLGGYIAYSISERAGLTAGLVAGAMAKAGGSGFLGALAGGFLAGYVVKFLVKALANLPKSLNGLKMILFYPVLSVLMTGLGMVLVLNPIVSIINTGLNNWLTSMSGASAALLGLILGGMMAIDMGGPVNKAAYVFGVGSLAATLSSGGSIPMAAVMAGGMVPPIAIALASTLFKNKFTEQEREAGLSNYVMGLSFITEGAIPYAAADPKTIIPASVVGSAIAGGLTGLFNIKIPAPHGGILVMVLSNNFLLYLVAVIIGSIISALILGALKPVIEKD; via the coding sequence ATGAAAATATCAGATTTACTGATTAAAGATAGAATAAATCTGGATGTAAAATCTACAAATAAAGTAGACATTATAAAAGAACTTGCAACATTGCATGAAAAAACAGGTGTCTTAAATGACTATAACGGTTACGTTAAGGCGTTGATGGCAAGGGAAGAGCAAAGTTCGACTGGAATTGGGGAAGGAATTGCAATTCCGCATGCAAAAACAAAATTTGTAAAAGAGCCTGCACTTGCTATGGGAAGAAAAACTGAAGGAATCGACTATGATTCATTGGACGGAGAGCCTGCGACACTGTTCTTCATGATTGCAGCTCCAGATGGTGCAAACAACACTCATATTGAAACACTTGCAAGATTATCGCAATTATTATTAGATGATGATTTTAAAGCGGCACTAGAAAATGCAAAAACTGCTGACGAAGTATTAGATATTATTAACAAGGCTGAAGCAGAGAAATTTGCAGAAGAAGAAAAGAAGGAAGAAGTACCTGTACAGACTTCATCTGATGAAAATGCTCCTTATATAATCGCAGCAACAGCCTGCCCAACTGGAATTGCTCACACTTACATGGCTGCAGAAGCATTAAAAAAAGCTGCTGATGAAATGGGAGTAAACATAAAAGTTGAAACAAATGGTGCTGACGGTAGAAAAAATGTCTTAACTGATGAAGATATAAAAAAAGCAACTGGTGTAATTTTAGCAATTAACAGAAATATTGAAGTTAACAGATTTGATGGTAAACCATTGATTCAAGTGGAAGCAAAGGAAGGTATTAACAATGCAAAAGCATTAATCCAGCAAGTTTTAGACGGAAAAGCGCCTATTTTCCATGCAAGCGGTTCTTCTACAGCTTCTTCTGAAACATCTTCATCTGAGAAAAAAGGACTTTATAAACACTTATTAAGCGGAGTTTCTTATATGCTTCCATTAGTAATAAGTGGAGGAATATTGATTGCGTTGGCATTTTTGGTTGATACTTTGGCAGGAAAAGGAAGTGCAGAAAATCTTGCTAAATCTATAAATAATGATAACCCTAGAGAAGTATATGGTTCAATCACAACATTAGCATATATACTAAAAAAACAAATTGGAGAAATTGCATTTGATTTGTTTATACCTGTTCTAGGAGGGTATATAGCATATAGTATAAGTGAAAGAGCGGGGCTTACAGCAGGATTAGTCGCTGGAGCAATGGCAAAAGCTGGAGGTTCAGGTTTCTTAGGAGCGTTAGCTGGAGGGTTCTTAGCTGGTTATGTAGTTAAATTTTTAGTAAAAGCATTAGCAAATTTGCCAAAATCATTAAATGGATTAAAAATGATCTTGTTTTATCCTGTTTTATCTGTTTTAATGACAGGTTTAGGTATGGTTTTGGTATTAAATCCGATAGTTTCAATAATAAATACAGGATTAAATAACTGGCTTACTTCAATGAGTGGAGCAAGTGCAGCATTGTTAGGATTGATTTTAGGTGGAATGATGGCAATAGATATGGGAGGTCCTGTAAATAAAGCAGCCTATGTATTTGGTGTAGGTTCTCTGGCAGCAACATTGTCTTCTGGAGGAAGTATTCCAATGGCAGCAGTTATGGCTGGAGGAATGGTGCCACCTATCGCAATTGCATTAGCATCGACATTATTTAAAAATAAATTTACTGAGCAAGAAAGAGAAGCAGGACTGTCAAATTATGTAATGGGATTATCATTTATTACAGAAGGTGCAATTCCTTATGCGGCAGCAGATCCGAAAACAATTATTCCAGCAAGTGTTGTAGGTTCAGCAATTGCAGGAGGATTAACAGGTTTATTCAACATAAAAATACCTGCTCCACATGGTGGAATTTTAGTAATGGTATTAAGCAACAACTTCTTATTGTACTTAGTAGCAGTTATTATTGGAAGCATTATTTCAGCTCTTATATTAGGAGCATTAAAACCTGTTATAGAAAAAGACTAA
- a CDS encoding YbaN family protein: MKIIYVIAGLLAVALGFIGAFLPGLPTTPFLLLASFCFVKGSRRFDRWFKSTKLYKNHLEDYEKNRSMSLKAKIGILIFSSGMMLFPIIKFSNPYVRSAFVLLEVFKYYYFIFKIKTKF; encoded by the coding sequence GTGAAAATAATTTATGTAATTGCAGGATTACTGGCAGTAGCGTTGGGATTTATAGGAGCTTTTCTGCCAGGGTTGCCGACAACACCATTTTTATTATTAGCTAGCTTCTGCTTTGTAAAAGGCTCAAGGCGATTTGATAGATGGTTCAAATCAACAAAGCTGTATAAAAACCATCTGGAAGACTATGAAAAAAACAGAAGTATGAGTTTAAAAGCCAAAATAGGAATATTAATTTTTTCAAGCGGAATGATGCTATTTCCAATAATTAAATTTAGTAATCCTTATGTAAGAAGCGCATTTGTTTTGCTGGAAGTTTTTAAATATTACTATTTTATTTTTAAAATAAAAACAAAATTTTAA
- a CDS encoding flavodoxin family protein, with product MSSLVVFSTSTGNTRKIADTIFSVLKDTDKKIVDVNEINTVNMNEFEKIIIGGWIDKGEIDEKSKEFLTNLKNKKLGLFLTMGGNPETDRAKKCVQKVRELLEKNGNIVEKTFVCQGAIDPNLINKFREMTKQGIAGPFAATPEREARWAEAAKHPDEKDMENAKRIFGGL from the coding sequence ATGTCAAGTCTAGTAGTCTTTTCCACATCAACAGGAAACACAAGAAAAATAGCTGATACCATTTTTTCAGTCTTAAAGGATACAGATAAAAAAATAGTGGATGTAAACGAAATAAACACTGTAAATATGAATGAATTTGAGAAAATTATTATTGGTGGCTGGATTGACAAAGGCGAGATTGATGAAAAATCCAAAGAGTTTTTGACTAATTTAAAAAATAAAAAACTTGGACTTTTTCTAACAATGGGCGGAAATCCCGAAACAGACAGAGCCAAAAAATGCGTACAAAAGGTTAGAGAATTGCTGGAAAAAAATGGAAACATTGTAGAAAAAACATTTGTATGTCAAGGTGCGATTGATCCCAATCTAATAAATAAATTTCGTGAAATGACAAAACAAGGCATAGCAGGGCCTTTTGCAGCAACTCCAGAAAGAGAAGCCAGATGGGCAGAAGCGGCAAAACATCCAGACGAAAAGGATATGGAAAATGCTAAAAGGATATTTGGAGGATTGTAA
- a CDS encoding DUF2470 domain-containing protein — protein MDISIERILDHMNNDHGDVLPLYVRHFCKREDVKEAKLIDVNEEGMTLLVNGNERVQIEFTKKTDFKGIHLEMIKMAKIARKALNVPAPEHYKDKGHQEEEKMKMEISDFIGNFKSVIIGTVSEEGELNASYAPFFKYHGDSYLYVNETEAYFENFKKNGKASLLFIQDEGQAMVPSIRQRVTYNAEIEFLEKNDYYNEILDEFQKNDFSIQMTRNVPVFHLVRAKLASGRYVKGPRQAFDITKDRRIVEVTLGGTENS, from the coding sequence ATGGATATAAGCATAGAAAGAATTTTGGATCATATGAATAACGATCATGGAGATGTTTTGCCTTTGTATGTAAGGCATTTTTGTAAGAGAGAAGATGTGAAGGAAGCAAAGCTGATTGATGTGAATGAAGAGGGGATGACTTTACTTGTAAACGGAAATGAGAGAGTTCAGATTGAATTTACCAAAAAGACTGATTTTAAAGGAATCCATCTGGAAATGATAAAAATGGCAAAAATTGCAAGAAAAGCCTTGAATGTGCCTGCACCCGAACATTACAAGGACAAGGGGCATCAGGAAGAGGAAAAAATGAAAATGGAAATAAGTGATTTTATTGGAAACTTTAAATCGGTTATAATTGGAACTGTGTCGGAAGAAGGAGAGCTGAATGCAAGTTATGCACCATTTTTTAAGTATCACGGGGACAGTTACTTATATGTTAATGAAACAGAAGCATATTTTGAAAATTTTAAGAAAAATGGGAAAGCAAGTTTGCTGTTTATTCAGGATGAAGGACAGGCAATGGTGCCGTCAATACGACAAAGAGTTACATACAATGCAGAAATTGAGTTTTTAGAAAAAAATGATTACTACAATGAGATTTTAGATGAATTTCAAAAAAATGACTTTTCAATACAAATGACTAGAAATGTGCCAGTTTTTCATTTGGTAAGAGCAAAATTGGCAAGTGGAAGATATGTGAAAGGACCTAGACAGGCTTTTGACATCACAAAGGACAGAAGAATTGTGGAAGTTACGCTAGGAGGAACTGAAAACAGCTGA
- a CDS encoding ABC transporter substrate-binding protein, whose protein sequence is MKKIIKNSFYFALLVISIFIVSCSKKNAENGKKEENKKYNRIVVLDPATVEMIYMLGAEDKIVGVANLERSKVWPEEKVAKLESVGTFIKPSLERIITLKPDLVITSALTDDNLNNGLKSNNIEAKRIQANSIEEIFTNFMEVAKMLGKENEANKIIAEKRAKLEEIKKMATINKKGLFVMSASPLMVFGNDNLPNDIMKLLNIKNIAENQKGRNPIVTPEFIIKENPDMIITLLPNPSQIVATNPQLKNVNAIKNSKFIVVNSSQILRGSPRIIDQIEEIAKAVTK, encoded by the coding sequence ATGAAAAAAATAATAAAAAACTCTTTTTATTTTGCATTGTTAGTTATTTCGATATTTATAGTTTCTTGTTCAAAGAAAAATGCTGAAAATGGTAAAAAAGAGGAAAATAAAAAATATAATAGGATTGTTGTGCTGGATCCTGCGACTGTTGAAATGATTTATATGCTTGGAGCAGAAGATAAAATCGTGGGAGTTGCTAATTTGGAGCGTTCAAAGGTATGGCCTGAAGAAAAGGTTGCAAAACTTGAGAGCGTGGGAACTTTTATAAAGCCATCGCTTGAAAGAATAATTACCTTAAAGCCTGATTTGGTTATAACGTCAGCTCTTACAGATGACAACCTTAATAATGGGCTTAAATCAAATAACATTGAAGCAAAAAGAATTCAGGCAAATTCGATAGAAGAAATATTTACCAATTTTATGGAAGTAGCAAAAATGCTGGGGAAAGAAAATGAAGCAAATAAAATAATTGCTGAAAAAAGAGCAAAGCTGGAAGAAATTAAAAAGATGGCAACGATCAATAAAAAAGGGCTGTTTGTTATGTCAGCTTCACCGCTTATGGTGTTTGGAAACGATAATTTACCAAATGATATAATGAAATTGTTGAATATTAAGAATATCGCAGAAAATCAGAAGGGGAGAAATCCAATTGTAACGCCTGAATTTATAATAAAGGAAAATCCAGACATGATAATTACATTATTACCAAATCCATCTCAAATTGTGGCTACAAATCCACAGTTAAAAAACGTAAATGCAATAAAAAACAGCAAATTTATTGTTGTAAATTCATCGCAGATTTTAAGAGGCTCGCCAAGAATTATTGATCAGATTGAAGAAATTGCAAAAGCAGTTACAAAGTAA
- a CDS encoding radical SAM protein, giving the protein MPKEMRKGEISEPNLEEQGIFPKRFKSHNDSAGIVSDYFRKNKKFGTEAELLERMEKPAENELGTIYVHTPYCDKICSFCNLNRKQIDNDLEDYTSFLVSEFEKYGKTPYMKSKKINVIFFGGGTPTIYKEHQLERILKAINDNFTLTDDCEFTLETTLHNLNPKKIKILEKGGVNRLSVGIQTFSDRGRNILNRTFLKEETVKRLKNLKESFSGMVCTDIIYNYPDETVEEVLEDARIVKELKIDSTSFYSLMIYEGSQMSKDIRNNTLELNYELEKDFELHDAFLKSMLESGDYEVMEHTKIVRKGKDEYRYIRNTHQGKDILPIGVGAGGKIDNFEIFRLSQDKAFYAISSDENEMKMKRISGLLQYPKVYFDKLKEYVSDEMFDEIYKIFENFEKKGYLKIHETHTELTPEGIFWGNNISATILKKCLGGAKDVKSSSLFHINRKHKKNS; this is encoded by the coding sequence ATGCCAAAGGAAATGCGAAAAGGTGAAATTTCAGAGCCAAATCTAGAGGAGCAGGGAATTTTCCCAAAAAGATTTAAGTCACATAATGATTCGGCGGGAATTGTATCGGATTATTTCAGGAAAAATAAGAAATTTGGAACAGAAGCGGAACTGCTGGAAAGAATGGAGAAACCTGCGGAAAATGAACTTGGAACAATTTACGTCCATACTCCATACTGCGATAAAATCTGTTCATTTTGCAACTTGAATCGAAAGCAGATTGACAATGATTTGGAAGATTACACAAGTTTTCTTGTCTCAGAGTTTGAAAAATACGGAAAGACGCCTTATATGAAAAGTAAAAAAATAAATGTAATTTTCTTTGGCGGTGGAACGCCAACTATTTATAAGGAGCATCAGCTGGAACGAATTTTAAAGGCTATAAATGATAACTTTACGTTAACAGACGACTGTGAATTTACACTTGAAACAACATTGCACAACTTAAATCCAAAAAAAATAAAAATTCTAGAAAAAGGTGGAGTAAATCGGCTAAGTGTTGGAATTCAGACTTTTTCTGACAGAGGAAGGAATATTCTGAACAGGACTTTTTTAAAGGAAGAAACTGTAAAAAGGTTGAAAAATCTTAAAGAAAGTTTTAGTGGAATGGTTTGTACTGATATAATTTACAATTATCCCGATGAAACGGTTGAGGAGGTGCTGGAAGATGCGAGAATCGTGAAGGAGCTCAAAATTGACAGCACAAGTTTTTATTCACTTATGATTTATGAAGGCTCTCAAATGTCTAAGGATATACGAAATAACACGCTGGAGCTGAATTATGAACTGGAAAAAGACTTTGAACTGCATGACGCTTTTCTTAAAAGCATGCTTGAAAGTGGAGATTATGAAGTAATGGAGCATACAAAAATTGTCAGAAAAGGAAAGGATGAGTATAGATATATAAGAAATACACATCAAGGGAAGGATATTCTGCCGATTGGAGTAGGTGCAGGCGGAAAAATTGATAATTTTGAAATTTTTAGATTGAGTCAGGACAAGGCATTTTATGCGATTTCTTCAGATGAAAATGAAATGAAGATGAAACGAATAAGCGGACTTTTACAGTATCCGAAAGTTTATTTTGACAAATTAAAAGAATATGTTTCCGATGAAATGTTTGATGAAATTTATAAGATTTTTGAAAATTTTGAAAAAAAAGGATACTTGAAAATTCATGAAACTCACACAGAACTGACGCCAGAAGGAATTTTCTGGGGAAACAACATAAGTGCAACAATATTAAAAAAATGTTTAGGAGGTGCAAAAGATGTCAAGTCTAGTAGTCTTTTCCACATCAACAGGAAACACAAGAAAAATAGCTGA